The Aneurinibacillus migulanus genome contains the following window.
ATTTTTATCAGGTACTTTTTCATCTTCAAACTGAGCAGCCATCGTAAGACAATCATAATCAACCAAATATAATTTATTCTCTGTTACTTTTATATACCCTACAGCCTTACGAAAACATGGATGAGTAATCTCTTCAGTTCCTATCTTCACGTCAACACTCCAAGAATGCTCTATTCCTTCTTCTGTCATTTTAAACACCAAAATATGTCCCTGTTTCATTTCATTCCCAAAGTGTTGCAAGAGAATATCATCTAACTCCCAATCTTCATTCACAAATGATTTGTATTTATCAGCATTAACTACTCCAATAAAATTGGTATCACCAAAATTCATACAAAACTTCATTGGTATCCTCCATTTTTTACCTCAGAATAAAAATCATAATATATATTCGTATCAATTTTACTAAATCCTTGTCCAACTAATGAAAAAGACATCAAATATCAACATTCACCTTTAACAGAGCCTATATAAAAAAGGAAATTCTCCGCAGAGGGCTATTTATCCAGCGTATCAAATGGCTGGTACTTTTTTCTTGTCGTTTCCAATTCCTTTTTCTTTTCCTCCAGGTCTGTTTTTAAAAACAAGCTGTCTTTTAGCATCTTCTTAATTGGGAGTAACTTTCCATCCTTGATGAGCTGGCTAAGTCGTTCACGACTAATTTCCAAAAACTCAATCGTTTCTGCGGAATTTAATACCTCTTCAGTAACAAATCGCCTGAGATCTTCCCTTGTCTCGAAATGATACGCTATACCTTTCACCTTTTTGTTTATTGTGTTTTCCTTAATGCCGCAGTAATCCATAAGTAAGCAACGGCTACGATAAGAATAATCTGTTGCCATGTTAATTGTTCGGGAGAATATGTGACAGCAAGGGCTAAACCAAGAGCGCCACGTAGGGATACAAGATTTCTCATGCATGTTTTTAGTCTTTTCATAGTCCACTTAGAGTGGAAGGAAAGGAAGAAGGCCTTGCATTTCTTCTTCCTCCCTGTGTTAGCTACTTGCGACGTTTACCTTGCAAAATTAGCTGTTTTTAAGCGATTTTTCTTCATTTATAGTAAATCCTTGCTTTACTTCAACAAACACTCAGTCGTCTCTAAGGAAGAAAGAGATGATGCAGTTATGTGTCCAGGTAAGGTTATTATGTATCAGCTATCGGATGAAGAATTAGCGAAATACCGCAATCTACCACCAGTTGAGGACAAACGGAGCATTTCTCTTCCATACCGGAAAAAGAAAAAATAAGAATCAAATTCCCGTCGTCGAGGCGGGGATTTTTAGCATAAAAATAGCGATTGACCACATCTTGACCACCTTTAGTCAACTAAAGTAATTTTTGTCTGGCTTTTATAGCTGCAATTTCTGCTTCTTCAAGCGTATCGAATTGACCGATATGATGTTGTTTTCCTTCCACCATGATACGGACACGATACTTATTTACAATAAGGTCGATATTCACCGTCTTTTTTGTACGAGAAATAAACCATGTTCCTGGTATGCTGCTTACCTGTTCAAAATCAGCAGTATCAATGAGGGTTTGTCGCTGGCTCCCTTCTCGGCTTTCATAATAAATAATGGTCGTTCTGTCGGATTGATGAACAAATTTTATAAAGGCTCTGATAAATTGACTATCAGTAGATTGTTCTAAAATATGGTATGATTACATGGTTGTAAAATGGCATGAAAATAGGTTTATAAAAATGGGGGATGTTAATTATGAGGGTTGTAAACGCGACAATGGATGACCTAAACGGATGGTTAGAATTAGCCTCTGAAGTCGAATACCTATTTGGACCAATGGTAAGTGATCCAAATTTTATTCAGGTATTAGAGAAGAATATAAATCAAAATAGTGCATTTTGTGTGAGGGAAAACGATGGATTACCTGGATCTAGATTGCTCGGTGGGATTTTATTTTCAGCATCAAATGCTCCAAGATATAAGGTTGGGTGGTTATCCGTTTCAGCGCAAGCGAGAAATAAAGGAATAGCAACAGCATTGCTAAGACATATTTTGAAACTTATTGATGTTCCAGCAGAAGTAGTAGTTACTACATTTGGTTATGATATTCCTGATGGGCAACCTGCAAGAAAGCTGTACCAGAAGTTTGGCTTCGTTCCATTAGACGAGTTGATTCCAAATGGCCCAGAAGGAGGTAGTCGTCAAAAATTTAAATTGGTTGTTACTTAGGTTGGTTTTAACTAACGTGTCTAAAAGAATCTACCTTTGTAAAATTCGGCTTTTAGCATGATGTCAGAAACAAGGCTTTGAAAGTCAATTTTTCTCCAATTTCCTATTCAGTTCCAAGAAACGAAGCCAAAATAAATAGTTATCCAAGTATTGTGTAGCCACACCAACACAAATCTGTTCATTACTAACACCTCGTTTTTGGGCTGAACCATCGCGTTTTCGTGATTTATGGTGTGCAATGCTACCTTTTTTGCCCTTATCACTTTCTACAATGCCTCGAAGTTGATTGTGACCAATAAAACAAATAGCATTCAAAATTTTACGTCTCCAATAGAAGGCAGTGAATACGTGAATCTCTAACTCTTGTGCAATTTTGGGTAACGACTTCCCATTATTTTCAACCATCATTTCAAAATAGCGAAGCCATTTATGAGGATGATGTGTGCCAGAAAGTGAACTTTCACTCCTATCGTTAACGGTCTTACCGCAATCCTTGCACAAATAGCACTGCCGCGAGCGATACTTTCCGTTTCGTTTCAAACTCAGACTCCCACAGTGAATACAAGCTAATCCGTTACTAAATCGAACTCCTCGAATGTTTTCAACCATGCTTATGATGTTGGTTTTCTGTTCTGGGTACAACGTATCTTTTATGGCATCATACAATTTTGCCTTTTCCGCCTGGAGCATATCGTAAAATTTTCTTAAAATTCTGTCTATTATAAGTAAATAAGAATTTTTGTATTAATTTATACTATTATTATAACAAAATTTAGACTGAGTTCGTCTTTTAGCAACCATATTTTAGAAATAAGCCTTTATGAAAGTAGTTTTAATAAAGGTACGTAATACTAAAACCATGATAAGAAAAATATGCTTAGGAGGTATCACGTATCTTTTACAGAGCCGATAACTACTCTATATAGGATGAGAGCGCTAGAAAACGAAGGCG
Protein-coding sequences here:
- a CDS encoding DNA-binding protein; its protein translation is MATDYSYRSRCLLMDYCGIKENTINKKVKGIAYHFETREDLRRFVTEEVLNSAETIEFLEISRERLSQLIKDGKLLPIKKMLKDSLFLKTDLEEKKKELETTRKKYQPFDTLDK
- a CDS encoding AP2 domain-containing protein; the encoded protein is MNIDLIVNKYRVRIMVEGKQHHIGQFDTLEEAEIAAIKARQKLL
- a CDS encoding GNAT family N-acetyltransferase; this encodes MRVVNATMDDLNGWLELASEVEYLFGPMVSDPNFIQVLEKNINQNSAFCVRENDGLPGSRLLGGILFSASNAPRYKVGWLSVSAQARNKGIATALLRHILKLIDVPAEVVVTTFGYDIPDGQPARKLYQKFGFVPLDELIPNGPEGGSRQKFKLVVT